A stretch of DNA from Flavobacteriales bacterium:
CACCATAAGTGCGCCCGTTTTCTCGGAGGCCATATCCTTAGCGGCCTCCACGATGGCATCGATATTTATGTTGTGCTCTTCGGTCTCTCGGTTGAAATTCGCAATTTGTCTCAGGATGTTACGCCTGCTGCTAAAGCTCGTGGTTCCGATCATGAGCAGGAATTTTCTGAGTTCTTGCTGAAAAACGATGATGAGCGCAATAACCCCCACACCGATGAATTGGCCCAGGATCTCACCGAGAAGTTCCATTTTAAGCGCTTCTACGATCTTCCAAAGCAAGTAGATGGCCGTAACACCAATGAGGATGTTAATGGCCACCGTCCCCTTTACTAGCTGGTAGAGCTGATAAAGCAAAATCGCAACCAATACGATGTCTATGATGTCGAGAATTCCGAAGTCGAGAAAGCTCACGCAGAAGGTACTTTGACGGCTAAGATAATCAATCGGCCCGTAGGACTTCAAACAACTTCACTGCCTCCACCGCTTCGCGAACATCGTGAACTCTTAGGATCGATGCCCCTCGTTCAAGGGCAAGGGCGTGAAGTATACTGGTTCCGTTTAGTGCGGCCTGCGGCCGGATGTCAAGTACTCGGTTAATCATACTTTTTCGGCTAACTCCCACGAGTAGCGAAACTCCGAGCGCCTTGAACTGCTCCAACTCACGAAGCAAGGCGTAGTTCTGCTCCACCGTTTTGCCGAACCCAAAACCGACATCGGCAATGATATCATGCGCACCAAGTTCATGCAGTTCCTGGATTTTTTGAGCTAGGAATAGGTTGACCTCACCTACGACATCGTCGTACTTCGGATCGTTTTGCATGTTCTGAGGAGTACCCTGCATGTGCATAAGAATGTAGGGAACTCCAGTTTCTCCGATCAGGGGAAACATGTCGACATCGGCCCCGCCCGAGATATCATTAATGATGTCGACCCCTTCGCCTAAGGCCCTTCGAGCGATCTCCGCACGGAAAGTATCCAAGCTGATCGGGAGGTGGCCTTCGGCCCGTAGGGCCATAATAAGCCCTTTCAAACGGCTCCACTCCTCCTCGACCGAAATGTCCGCAGCACCGGGACGGCTCGAGTACGCCCCGAGATCCAAGATATCGGCGCCATCGCGGGCCATTTCCTCGGCTCTTAGAAGTAGCTGTTTTTGCGATGAAATTCGGCTTTCGGCATGAAAAGAATCGGGCGTAGCATTGAGTATTCCCATTACTTTTGGGGACGAAAAATGGAGGAGTTTGCCGCGCACTACTATCGAGGGCAGTTGGCCAAAAAGTGTACCTTTGGTCGTCGTCATAATGAGCAATATGAGTAAGACTGGAGCGCAGTACGACTCGGTGATCGCCGAGTGTCGCGACCTCTACACAAAGAAAGGGAAAGATTACGGAACGGCGTGGCGAATCTTGCGCTTGCCGTCGTTGACCGATCAAATTTTCATCAAGGCGCAGCGCATTCGAAGCATTGAGGATAAAGGCACCCAAAAGGTCGCCGACGATATTCGGGGCGAATTCATCGGCATCTTGAACTACAGCCTTATGGCGCTCATTCAAATGGATAAGGATGTGGCCGAACAACCCGATATGGGCGTTGAACAAGCGGTCGCGGCTTTCGACGAACAAGCGAACAAGGCCAAAGTCCTCATGATGGCCAAGAATCACGACTACGGCGAGGCTTGGCGCGATATGCGGGTGAGTTCTTTTACCGACCTGATTCTTCAGAAACTCCTGCGCATCAAACAAATTGAGGACAACTCAGGTTTAACGCTCGTATCGGAAGGAATCGATGCGAACTATTACGACATTGTCAATTATTCAGTATTTGCCTTGATCAAACTTAACGAAGCAGCAGCATGAAAATTCTAGTACAGATCGTCCGTATGCTTACGGGTGCCCTTTTTATATTTTCCGGACTCGTAAAGCTCAACGACCCAATGGGATTTGGCTTCAAGCTCGAAGAGTATTGCATGGTCTTCGGAACCGAATTCATGATGCCTCTGGCCCTAAGCTTGGCCGTGTTCATCTGCATCTTCGAGATCGTGGTCGGACTCGCACTCCTTCTCGGGATCTACAAAAAGTGGGCGCTTTGGGGATTATTGGCCATGATGATCTTTTTCACTTTCCTCACGTTCTACTCGGCCTATTTCAACAAGGTGACCGACTGTGGGTGTTTTGGAGACGCCATACCCCTTACGCCATGGGAGTCCTTTACGAAGGATGTGATCCTAAGTATTGCAGCGATATTCTTGTTCATTGGACAAAAGCACATTCAGCCGATCATCGCGGTGCCCACGGCTCGGATAATCCTAACCGTATCCATCGCCCTTCAGGCATTTATGGCTTATTGGGTGCTGAATCACTTACCACTCATCGACTTCAGAGCGTATAAGGTCGGAACCGATATCGTTGAGGATATGTCCACCCCGGAAGGAGCACCTGTCGATGAATTTGAGATCACCTGGACCTACAAGGTCGATGGGTTTGAAAAAGAATTCTCTACTGAAGAGGAGCCGTGGAATATTGAAGGAGCCGAGTATGTATCGCGCGATCAGAAATTAGTCAAGGAAGGATACCACCCTCCAATTCACGATTTTACCATGACCATCGATGATGTTGACTACACCGAAACCCTCATGCAGGAAGATGAGCTGTTTCTCTTGGTAATGTATCGAATCAACGAAACACCGGTAAGCCCTAAGCTGCACAAAAAGGTCAATGACTTGGTTCGCAGCTGCGATAACGCAGGCGTGATCTTTTTGGGAATGTCGAGCTCGGGTTATACGCAAATCGAAGAATTTCGCCATAAGGTGCAAGCCCAGTACCAAGTGGCTTTCTGTGATGAAACCACACTCAAGACCATCGTGCGTAGTAATCCTGGATTGGTATACATTAAAAACGGGCTCATAGCTGGGAAATGGCACTACAACGATCTTCCTAAAGACCTCGAGGCTGCTCGTAAAGCTGTGGAAAACTAAGAGCTGCCCCCGTTTCATAACTCTTTTTAGCCCCTTATCTTAGCTGTATGGCAAAAAGTTTGGGGTATAGTTTAGCCGTGCTTTGGGGAGTAGCGACTGTGCTCTTTCTCCTGTTTGCGGTGCTTCCGGGTGATCCTGCACGTATGATGCTCGATCAACGGGAAGATTCCGAGCAACTCGCGGCTATTCGGGCTAAATACGGGTTCGACAAGCCCTTGGCCGTTCAATATGCCTATTATTTAAACGACCTATCGCCCATCAGCTGGCACCGCACCGATGAATCCACGGCTTTGAACGCCCTGGATAAACCGGGCTACCAAATCGCTCTCTCGATACCCATAGGCAATCGTGCTGTCGCACTGAAAGCTCCCTATCTGCGCGAAAGTTTTCAACGGAACGGCACCCAGGTTACCGACATCGTCGCTAGCACCCTTCCCAACACAGCAGTGCTGGCCCTGGCAAGTATTTCCCTTGCATTCGTAATGGGTGTATTGCTTGGGATAATTTCGGCCTTGCGGCCAAATAGCTTCATCGACCGTTCATTATCGGTCTTGAGTACGCTGGGTATGGCTCTTCCATCATTCTTCTCGGCCATACTCATCGCCTGGTTGTTCGGTTTTCTTTGGGCCGATTGGACCGGACTCAACATGACCGGAAGCCTTTATACTGTGGATGATTTTGGCGAAGGGGTGCGCCTAAACTACAAGAACTTGATCTTGCCTGCGTTTACCTTAGGTATTCGTCCGCTTGCTGTGATTACCCAACTGACCCGGAGTTCATTGCTCGATGTGCTGCAACACGATTATATCCGCACGGCACGTGCAAAAGGACTTAAACCCGTACAGGTCATCTGGAAACACGCCGTACGAAATGCCATGAATCCCGTGGTCACAGCTACGAGCGGATGGTTTGCCTCTATGCTCGCCGGTGCGGTGTTCGTCGAATATATTTTTGGCTGGAACGGACTGGGAAAAGAAATTGTGAATGCTCTGAATCAACTCGATCTACCTGTAGTTATGGGTGCAGTGTTGGTGATCGGAGCTTCGTTCGTACTCATTAATCTGGGGGTCGATGTCGTTTATCGATGGCTCGACCCTCGCTTGAAAACCAAATAATATGGGATCAAAAATGGTAGCCGGGAACTGGAAAATGAATCTGGATTTTCCGACTGGAATCGATACGGTAAGTAAGATCGTGAGTATGTTGGAGGAAATGGAAACACCGGATGTTTCTGTGGTAATATCTCCACCCTACATTCACCTCGAGGCCATCCAACAAATGACCGAGGATTTCCCGAACATCTACGTTGCCGCACAAGATTGCTCAGGCCATGAATCAGGTGCATTTACAGGCGAGGTATCTGCTCCAATGATCTCTTCGGTCGGTGCTCAATATGTGATCCTGGGTCACTCCGAGCGCCGAATGTATCACGGTGAAGATGGAAAACTATTGTCCGAAAAGATAAGGCATGCCTTTGAGGCTGGATTGCGCCCGATCTATTGTGTTGGAGAGCAGCTTCAGGAGCGATACGACAACCGCCAAGAGGAGGTCGTTCAATCACAACTCGAAGATGTTCTGGGAAGCTTGACCGAAGAAGAGATGAACAGAGTGGTCGTCGCCTATGAACCCGTTTGGGCCATAGGCACGGGAGAAACGGCTTCAGCTGAGCAAGCTCAGGAAATGCATGCATTCATTAGATCGTGGTTGGGCTCCAAGTTCAACGAGGATATTGCGGATTCCGTAACCATCCTTTACGGTGGAAGTTGCAAACCAGCCAATGCTGAAGAGCTATTCTCCCAACCTGACGTGGATGGAGGCCTTATTGGAGGCGCTTCGTTGGGCCCTGATGACTTTGTAAAACTTGTTGAGATCAGAGACCGGGTATGAACTACATCGAAGTTCGTTGGGAGTTGCCTGAAAGCGACATAGCTCGTCAGTTATTGCTAGCATTCTTAGAAGGTAGCAAGGCCGAATCGGTTGCTGAGGAACCCTATGCACTGTTGGCCTATTTTCAGGAATCCGAATTTGATGATTCGTCCCGGGTTCAGGATTATCTCGGCGATTCGCTACCCCCCTATTCCACTAAGACCATGAAGCAGCAGAACTGGAACGCCGAGTGGGAAAAGAACTTTGAGCCTATTGAGATCGAAAACCGCCTGCGACTGAGAGCCTCTTTTCATCCGGATCGGTCAAAAGAATTCGAGCGGGAGATCGTTATCACTCCAATGATGAGCTTTGGAACCGGTCATCACAGTACCACTTATTTAATGATGGGTTGGATGCTTGATGAGCCGATTGGGGAACGAACCTTACTCGATATGGGTGCGGGAACCGGAGTGCTGGCCATTCTTGCAGCACTTCAAGGATCCACGAAAGCGTGGGCCGTGGACATTGATCAATGGGCGTATGAGAATGCACAGGAGAATATTGAAATGAATGGTGTTTCGGGCAAAATAGAAGTTCGTTTGGGCAGTGTGGAGGCTATTCAAGACATACAGTGCGACGTATTGTACGCAAACATCAATCGGAATATACTGATCGATCAATTGCCTCATTATGCTCGAGCACTTCGGCCAGGGGGGCATTGTATATGAGTGGCTTTTATATTGAAGATCTAGAGACAATAAAGAAAGAAGCTGCTAAGAGTGGCTTCCGGTTTGAAGGATGGCGCGAACGCCAGCAATGGGTTGCGGCAAAATGGAGATTGAAGGGATGAAAAAAGTATTGTTCGTCGCGATGTTGTTTTCCACCTTGACCAGTATGGGGCAGCGGTTGCGGGAGTTCAGCGAGGACGGTAATGTCTTCTTGGAACAGTTGAGAACCTATCTGGCCGAAGGCCAAAATGGCGATGCAACCGTAGAGCGCATGGAGCTCTTCTCGGCGTACTGGACTTCGGGTGTTTATACTCCTGAAGAGGAAAGTCAGATCATTACGACGGCCAATCAAATGCTCAAGAAGCGAGTGCGCTCGTATCCCGGGTTCATTGATTATGTTGAGTCGCTCATCGTGGTGGCCGATTTAGCCAACGATCCGGTAACAACCACGTGGTTCAAAGCCACGGATGACATCGTCGGGGCTGAATCGGGCCGAAACATCGATCAGTTCATGCTGCGCTCGAAAGAATTGTTCCGCGACAGTATTCTGTTTAAGTCTCAAGCCTTGGAGTGGAAGTTTCTGGGTGATATGCGCGCTTTCGTTCAAAGTGAACCCGGTATCATTGAGAGTGAAGAGGGCGCATTAGTATGTTATGCCAAGGGCGATTCAAGTGTGATCTACAATACGGTAATTAGGTTCGATCTCATGGAAGATCGATTGACCGGAGTGAGTGGTGAAGTGTTTTGGACTCGTGCCGGCATAAGTGCTGATAGCCTGTTGGCGCAGCTCAACGAGTATTCTATACGGACCGACCGTACGGAATGGTCAGCAGATTCCGTGACCTTGTACTCCAAGTTCTATATCACTGACCCCATGATGGGGAGCTTCGAGGAAAACATTTTGGCATCGGCACGCGAAGGAAACTATAGGTTCCCGGTTTTCAATAGCTACAATAAGGAGTTTCAGATTCCGGATATCGTTGAAGGAGTTTATTACGAAGGTGGATTTAGCGTTGAAGGAGACAGGTTCATCGGATACGGTAGCGAAGAGGATAAAGCCACCATGCTTTTCGATTTCGAGGGCCAAGCCAGGGTAAAGGCTCGCAGTAACCGTTTTGTGCTCCGGAACGATGAAATTTTGGGCGGTGATTGCCGTATGACCGTGATCATTGAGGAAGACTCGATGTATCATCCAAAGATCCAGTTGCGTTTCTTTAAAGATGATCGCGTTTTGTCCTTGTATCGCGAAGATGAAGGACTTGCACAACGGCCCTACTCGAACAGCTACCACAAAGTCGAGATGTACTTTGATCGGTTAGAATGGGACATGGACGAGCCTGTAATAAAGCTCTCGAACCTTCAGGCCGGGGAAGTGAACCCGGTTGTTTTGGAATCGGTGAATTTTTACCGCGACGAGCGATTCGATCAATTGCAGGGTATGGACGATACCAGTGTATTGTACGTGCTCAAAAAGCTTTGGGAGCGATCGAACCATCACGATGAGTTCTACATCGAAGAAATCTCACAGTACTTGCGTATGGAAGAGCACCAATGCAAGCTGTTAATGATGGATATGACCATTATGGGCTTCGTTACCTATAATGTGGACAAGGGTCGTGTAAAGCTCGAAAAGAAGATGTTCGACTACATCAATGCTCGAGGTGGATTTATAGATTACGATATCATCCGCTTTATTTCAGTAGCTCAAAAGCAAAACGGACGATTGAACCTGCTCAACCAGGACCTCGAATTGTACGGTGTTCAGCCGATCTTACTTAGCGATAGTCAAAAAGTCGTGCTGTTTCCGGCAGGTGGCAAGATCGTTTTAAAGGAGAATCGAGACTTTAATTTCGCCGGCGTAATCCAAGCGGGGCGCTTCGATTTCGTTGGACGGGACTTCTTCTTTGAATACCAGAATTTCCGGGTCAATATGAACGTCATAGACTCCATGAAGTTCCTCGTGCCTTCTTTTGAGGCTGATGAATACGGTCGTCGCGAACTAGTGCCCATTCGCAACAAGCTTCAAAACATGACAGGTGAGCTCTTTATCGACAAGCCGAACAACAAAAGTAGCCGCGACCGCTTCCCGGAGTATCCCATATTTAGATCGGGGAACGACAGCTACGTGTATTGGGACGACCGGCGCATTTACAACGGAGTGTACGATCGCAGCAGGGTCTATTTCCACGTAGAACCCTTCGAGATCGATAGTTTGGACACCTTCGAAACCGAGGGGCTCGCCTTCAACGGTCAGTTTTACTCGGGCGACATATTCCCCATGTTCGAAGAGGACTTAAAGGTAATGCCCGATTACTCGCTCGGATTCATCCGCACTACCCCACCTTCTGGTTTTGCCGCCTACGGCGGGAAGGGGCAGTATCGCGATACGATCAAGGTCTCTAACGCCGGTATCGAGGGTAAGGGCGTGCTCGACTACCTAACAAGTGCGGCATACACCCAAAAGTCGTTGTTCTTCCTCGACTCAATGAACGCGGTTGCAGACACCTTCCTAATTAGACCACAAATGGCCGGAACTGAGTATCCGCCCGCTAGGGCGCAAAATGCAAGAGTCCATTGGGAACCTTATAAGGAAGTGATGTTCATCCGCAACAAGAAGGTCGAACCGTTCGATATATTCGACATTCATGCCAGTCATCGCGGTTTCTTGGCACTTCGTCCGAGTGGATTGGAAGCCGGGGGTAAGACCGATTTCGAAAATGCACAGACGACCGCGCAACTCTACCGGTTCGACCATCACCGCATTTATAGTGAGAATCTGGACTTTCGTGTGAGGTTGAATGCCGAAAGCCCGTGGGCCTTTGGCCTACAGCGGGCTCAAGGCGATATCGATTTTGGACAGCGAAGAGGAGAATTTTCGCTGCTTGAATCCGGTTTTCCGATCCACGTGCATGAGAATCAGTACGATGTGTACATGGACCACGCCGTTTGGGACATGGATGCCAAGACCTTCGACTTGGATCAGTTAGTGGCCGGCAAGCCCGCATCGATGGTTTCAACGCGAGAATCGCAGGATAGCCTGAATTACGAGGCCTTAACGGCTAGGTACTATATGATCGACACCTTGCTCGAAGGTTTTGGAGTAGAGCGAATGGAAGTGGCCGATGCTTGGGTATATCCGGATACGGGTTATGTGGCTATCCGCGATAACGCTAAGATGGATCGTTTGGACAATGCGCGGATCGAAGTCCTTTGGGACGACCCATATCATGAGTTCTACGAAGCCAATATTCGCGTTAGGGGTCGCAAGGATTACCGTGGAAGGTCTAAGGTCGATTACATCGATCGGTTCGACGAAGCGTTTCCCATCACCATTGATACCGTGTATGTCGATACGGCAATACATACCGTTGCTCACGGCATTGTGCCTGCGGAGCAAGAATTCTACCTCTCCCCTTTCTTTAGTTTTGAAGGCGAGGTGGAGATCTACGGAGCTGATCCTAACTTTATTTTTGACGGATTTACGGAGATTCAACACGCTTGTGAAACGGTGTTGACCGATAAAATCCCATTCAGATCCCAGATCGATCCTGAGCAGATTGCGGTGGATTTGAGTCGTTTGAATGCAGATCGCGAGCGGAATCAGCTGTACTCCGGGTTATTTTATACACCGGATCCAACCGATTTGTCGAGTAACTTTCTTTCGAAGAAGGCAAACGCCTATTCAGAGCCGAATTTCACGAGTACAGGATGGTTGATCTACGATGAGGCCAGTAACGAGTATCGGATTGCCGGTAGGGAGAAGCTGGCCGATAAAGACGTTCCGGAGCAGCTTATGGCATTCAACAATAAAACCTGCGAGGTTCGAGGAACTGGGGCATTTTCCTTGGACGATGATCTTACGGGCGTTAATTTAAATACTTGGGGTGCCTATCGGCACGATTTGTATCGCGATACCATTGAAATGAATCTCGTTATGGGCATAGGCTTTTTCTTTGCTGAAGAGGCTATGGAATTGATGGCGAACAAAATCAATGACGACAATATGCTCAAAGGTATTGACCTCGATCGGGATGTCTATCGAGAAGCTTTGATCGCGATTTTAGGCAAAGAGGATGCCTTGACCTATATGGAAGAGATTCGCACATATGGCAGTGTGGAGAAGCTTCCGAAAGACCTGCGGACCATGACACTGGTATTAACGGATGTCGAATGGGCGTGGAACGATTACACGAGCAGCTACATGACAACCGGGAATATCGGAATCGGGAATATCGGTCCTTATCAGGTCAACAAGAAGGTTCGGGGTAAGATCGAATTGGTTCGTAAGCGCAGACAGGATGAACTGTTCATTTACTTTGAGCTGGATCGCCGAAATTGGTATTACTTCTCATTGAGAAGAAATATTATGCAGTGTTTATCTTCTGACGAGGCCTTCAATGATGTGATCAAGGATCTCGATTTAAAGAAGCGTCAAGTCAAGCTGGACAACGGACAATACTTCCAGTATACGACATCTACTCGCCGCAGGGTCGATCAGTGGCTTTCGCGGTTCGAGGAGTTCTATTAGGTCTTTTGTATCTTTGCCCCTGTAAATCAAACTTATGCAGGTAGATGTTGAAGAGCTTGTAGAGCTCAAGGAAAAGGTGGTCAAAGACCGGGAATTGGTTTTACACAACGACGAAGTCAACACGTTCGATCACGTTATCGAATGCTTAATAAGCATCTGTGGTCATGACGTACTTCAGGCGGAACAATGTACCATGATCGTGCACTACAATGGTAAGTGTACGGTAAAGACAGCGGAATTTGAGAAGCTAAAACCCATGTGGTCCGGATTAGTCGAACAGGGACTTCATGCCGAGATTCAATAAGCTATCTAATAATTAATGGAAAAAGCCGCTGTAAATGATTACAGCGGCTTTTCTATTCCAGTGACT
This window harbors:
- the cdaA gene encoding diadenylate cyclase CdaA → MSFLDFGILDIIDIVLVAILLYQLYQLVKGTVAINILIGVTAIYLLWKIVEALKMELLGEILGQFIGVGVIALIIVFQQELRKFLLMIGTTSFSSRRNILRQIANFNRETEEHNINIDAIVEAAKDMASEKTGALMVITRNSELNQISDTGDRIEAELSKRLLESIFSKHSPLHDGAVIIRDDKIIAARAVLPSTERNNVPPHFGMRHRAALGVSEQSDALVVIVSEETGKISYAVAGDLRVNLEPMELQKQLEKDLR
- the folP gene encoding dihydropteroate synthase; translated protein: MTTTKGTLFGQLPSIVVRGKLLHFSSPKVMGILNATPDSFHAESRISSQKQLLLRAEEMARDGADILDLGAYSSRPGAADISVEEEWSRLKGLIMALRAEGHLPISLDTFRAEIARRALGEGVDIINDISGGADVDMFPLIGETGVPYILMHMQGTPQNMQNDPKYDDVVGEVNLFLAQKIQELHELGAHDIIADVGFGFGKTVEQNYALLRELEQFKALGVSLLVGVSRKSMINRVLDIRPQAALNGTSILHALALERGASILRVHDVREAVEAVKLFEVLRAD
- a CDS encoding DUF1599 domain-containing protein — translated: MSKTGAQYDSVIAECRDLYTKKGKDYGTAWRILRLPSLTDQIFIKAQRIRSIEDKGTQKVADDIRGEFIGILNYSLMALIQMDKDVAEQPDMGVEQAVAAFDEQANKAKVLMMAKNHDYGEAWRDMRVSSFTDLILQKLLRIKQIEDNSGLTLVSEGIDANYYDIVNYSVFALIKLNEAAA
- a CDS encoding DoxX family protein, which translates into the protein MKILVQIVRMLTGALFIFSGLVKLNDPMGFGFKLEEYCMVFGTEFMMPLALSLAVFICIFEIVVGLALLLGIYKKWALWGLLAMMIFFTFLTFYSAYFNKVTDCGCFGDAIPLTPWESFTKDVILSIAAIFLFIGQKHIQPIIAVPTARIILTVSIALQAFMAYWVLNHLPLIDFRAYKVGTDIVEDMSTPEGAPVDEFEITWTYKVDGFEKEFSTEEEPWNIEGAEYVSRDQKLVKEGYHPPIHDFTMTIDDVDYTETLMQEDELFLLVMYRINETPVSPKLHKKVNDLVRSCDNAGVIFLGMSSSGYTQIEEFRHKVQAQYQVAFCDETTLKTIVRSNPGLVYIKNGLIAGKWHYNDLPKDLEAARKAVEN
- a CDS encoding ABC transporter permease, yielding MAKSLGYSLAVLWGVATVLFLLFAVLPGDPARMMLDQREDSEQLAAIRAKYGFDKPLAVQYAYYLNDLSPISWHRTDESTALNALDKPGYQIALSIPIGNRAVALKAPYLRESFQRNGTQVTDIVASTLPNTAVLALASISLAFVMGVLLGIISALRPNSFIDRSLSVLSTLGMALPSFFSAILIAWLFGFLWADWTGLNMTGSLYTVDDFGEGVRLNYKNLILPAFTLGIRPLAVITQLTRSSLLDVLQHDYIRTARAKGLKPVQVIWKHAVRNAMNPVVTATSGWFASMLAGAVFVEYIFGWNGLGKEIVNALNQLDLPVVMGAVLVIGASFVLINLGVDVVYRWLDPRLKTK
- the tpiA gene encoding triose-phosphate isomerase, yielding MGSKMVAGNWKMNLDFPTGIDTVSKIVSMLEEMETPDVSVVISPPYIHLEAIQQMTEDFPNIYVAAQDCSGHESGAFTGEVSAPMISSVGAQYVILGHSERRMYHGEDGKLLSEKIRHAFEAGLRPIYCVGEQLQERYDNRQEEVVQSQLEDVLGSLTEEEMNRVVVAYEPVWAIGTGETASAEQAQEMHAFIRSWLGSKFNEDIADSVTILYGGSCKPANAEELFSQPDVDGGLIGGASLGPDDFVKLVEIRDRV
- the prmA gene encoding 50S ribosomal protein L11 methyltransferase, encoding MNYIEVRWELPESDIARQLLLAFLEGSKAESVAEEPYALLAYFQESEFDDSSRVQDYLGDSLPPYSTKTMKQQNWNAEWEKNFEPIEIENRLRLRASFHPDRSKEFEREIVITPMMSFGTGHHSTTYLMMGWMLDEPIGERTLLDMGAGTGVLAILAALQGSTKAWAVDIDQWAYENAQENIEMNGVSGKIEVRLGSVEAIQDIQCDVLYANINRNILIDQLPHYARALRPGGHCI
- a CDS encoding ATP-dependent Clp protease adaptor ClpS translates to MQVDVEELVELKEKVVKDRELVLHNDEVNTFDHVIECLISICGHDVLQAEQCTMIVHYNGKCTVKTAEFEKLKPMWSGLVEQGLHAEIQ